The genomic interval CTATTTCCCCAGTTAGGGATTTGATCGAATTAACCTTGCCAACTTCCACTGGGTCTGATTTCGTAATTCCAGTCGCCTCGAAACTTATTTCGAATGAGCGAGAGTGCGTCCATCTGTGACTTGGTGATGGTAATACCAGTTGGATATTTTCTTTTATCAAGTTTAGCTTTGACTCTAAGACCTTTGGTCGTTTTGGTATTGCCGATGAGATCCACAATCGTTTCGAATGTATTCAAAAGTTTCCCTCGCCAGTTTTGTGTGATGTAACAGAAAAGGCGGTGTTCAATTTTATTCCATTTACTTGTTCCTGGCGGGAAATGACTAACACGGATACAAAGATTGGTTTCATCAGCGAACCTCTGCAGTTCTACCTTCCATGCTTTTATTCGATAGCCGTTGCTTCCCCCTGCATCTGCTGTAATAAAAAGATTCTTGGCATCAGAATAAGCTCGCTTACCCATATTTAGCCACCACTGCCGAATAGATGCAACAGCGAAAGATGGCGTATCGTGGTCAGTTCCAACACTAACCCATGCTTCATTGCGGCTCATATCATAAACGCCGTAGGGGATAGCCTTTCCTGTTGAGTCTATTGGAAAATCATGTACCAACGACTTCTCGGGTGTTCCTTTCGGTTGCCATTCTTGGCCACTATTCTTAAAGTTACCCACTAATTCCTTTTTCTTTGTATCCACTGAGATAACAGGTTGACCGCTCTGTTGAAATTCCTCAACAGTCGCGTTGATGTACTCAAACTGAGCATTCCTATCTGGGTGCGATAAACCCTCTCGGCTCTTTTGGATGGACTGCAGGCTATAGCCGAGTTCATGAAGATATCTACCCACTGTCGTTGAACTTATCTTCCAGCCCTGCTTCACAAGGGCCGCTGAAAGCTTTGCTCTACTCTTACATGTCCAACGC from candidate division KSB1 bacterium carries:
- a CDS encoding ISAzo13 family transposase is translated as MDTELEAVIVEKYVTISAELNERGRRVWAATESCAIGYGGDALVSRATGIARQTIRNGRREIESGVGVRSRIRKPGGGRQNLDKTQPGLMQALEGMVEPLTRGNPMSPLRWTCKSRAKLSAALVKQGWKISSTTVGRYLHELGYSLQSIQKSREGLSHPDRNAQFEYINATVEEFQQSGQPVISVDTKKKELVGNFKNSGQEWQPKGTPEKSLVHDFPIDSTGKAIPYGVYDMSRNEAWVSVGTDHDTPSFAVASIRQWWLNMGKRAYSDAKNLFITADAGGSNGYRIKAWKVELQRFADETNLCIRVSHFPPGTSKWNKIEHRLFCYITQNWRGKLLNTFETIVDLIGNTKTTKGLRVKAKLDKRKYPTGITITKSQMDALSLIRNKFRGDWNYEIRPSGSWQG